In one window of Cryptococcus neoformans var. neoformans B-3501A chromosome 11, whole genome shotgun sequence DNA:
- a CDS encoding hypothetical protein (HMMPfam hit to PALP, Pyridoxal-phosphate dependent enzyme, score: 113.7, E(): 4.3e-31), with protein sequence MCLRVFRAMHIIHIIQHVALFYPSSNTMTIATPELYNHKAIPQPWRETPLVQSAALSRLAGCRIFLKLDNLQPSGSFKSRGIGNLVRRSIQRSPPKAPLHFYSSSGGNAGLACVTAASSLGYPSTVVVPMTTTPMMISKLFTAGASKVIQEGASLYQADAYLKEHILPQDQWGVYIPPFDHEDIWQGAESVAEEVVRQMGGERPDGIVCSVGGGGLMIGICQGLEKVGSAKREGAVNGKGGEEVYQTEVIAVETLGADSLNQAIKAQQLITLPSITSIATSLGCARVASRALDIALGLSPSLPPPISLPPSPLPSPSSSPAETSSSLPDPTITSDKSRIPMKNSKVVPTLVTDKEAIQACVQFLDDERILVEPACGATLALVYTGRLREVMKGRLTEDSKVVLVVCGGSNISLEVLQRYKMEYGL encoded by the exons ATGTGCTTGAGAGTATTTAGAGCGATGC ATATTATACACATTATACAACACGTAGCTTTATTTTACCCATCATCCAACACTATGACAATTGCCACACCCGAATTATACAACCATAAGGCTATCCCTCAACCTTGGAGGGAAACACCACTTGTCCAGAGCGCCGCCCTCTCTAGGCTCGCTGGATG CCGGATCTTTCTCAAGCTTGATAACCTCCAGCCAAGCGGCTCATTCAAATCTCG AGGTATCGGCAACCTCGTCCGTCGATCTATCCAGCGTTCCCCCCCTAAAGCTCCTCTCCACTTTTACTCCTCCTCTGGCGGCAACGCCGGTCTCGCTTGCGTCACTGCCGCCTCCTCTCTGGGATATCCCTCCACCGTCGTCGTACCCATGACCACCACCCCTATGATGATCTCCAAGCTCTTCACTGCCGGCGCATCCAAAGTCATCCAAGAAGGGGCCTCCTTGTACCAAGCCGACGCGTATCTGAAAGAACATATCCTTCCTCAAGATCAGTGGGGGGTGTACATCCCGCCCTTTGATCATGAAGATATCTGGCAAGGAGCGGAGAGTGTAGCGGAAGAGGTGGTTAGGCAAATGGGAGGGGAGAGACCGGATGGCATTGTATGTTCtgttggtggaggagggttAATGATCGGGATTTGCCAGGGGTTGGAGAAAGTGGGCAGCGCTAAACGAGAGGGGGCTGTGAACGGAAAAGGGGGTGAAGAAGTGTACCAGACAGAAGTGATAGCAGTCGAGACACTAGGCGCAGACTCGCTCAACCAAGCAATCAAAGCTCAACAGCTCATCACCCTTCCTTCAATCACTTCTATAGCCACCTCTCTTGGATGTGCTCGCGTAGCTTCGCGGGCTCTTGATATCGCTCTCGGTTTatccccatccctccctccGCCAATTTCTCTCCCGCCATCTCCTCtgccctctccatcctcttccccagcCGagacttcctcctcccttccaGACCCGACCATAACCTCGGACAAGTCCAGGATCCCGATGAAGAACAGCAAAGTCGTTCCCACCCTTGTGACCGACAAAGAAGCCATCCAAGCTTGCGTCCAATTCCTAGACGACGAACGTATCCTCGTCGAGCCCGCTTGTGGCGCTACTCTCGCCCTAGTCTACACTGGAAGATTACGAGAGGTGATGAAGGGGCGACTCACAGAGGATAGTAAGGTGGTCTTAGTTGTTTGTGGAGGGTCGAATATTAGTTTAGAGGTGCTGCAGAGGTACAAGATGGAGTATGGATTataa
- a CDS encoding hypothetical protein (Match to EST gb|CF185230.1|CF185230; HMMPfam hit to Tubulin, Tubulin/FtsZ family, GTPase domain, score: 325.4, E(): 8.3e-95; HMMPfam hit to Tubulin_C, Tubulin/FtsZ family, C-terminal domain, score: 178.7, E(): 1.2e-50) yields MGREIISLQAGQAGNQIGAQFWQKLCAEHGISPQGDLEDWAADGGQGDRKDVFFYQADDEHYIPRAILIDLEPRVINSILTSPFKGLYNPENIYVSKDGGGAGNNWAQGYSAGEKVYDDLMEMIDREADGSDSLEGFMLLHSIAGGTGSGLGSYLLERLNDRFPKKLIQTYSVFPESSDVVVQPYNSLLATKRLVNNADSVVVLDNAALTRIAADRLHIQDPSFVQTNQLAATVMAASTTTLRYPSYMNNDLVGIIASLIPTPRCHFLMTSYTPFTGDEIDKAKSIRKTTTLDVMRRLLQPKNRMVSTTSTKSSAYISCLNIISGDVDPTDVHKSLLRIRERQLANFIPWGPASIQVALTRKRGMGAGSNRVSGVMMANHTSMASLFKRMLHQYDMLRKRNAFLEQYKKEDMFANGLEEFDDARRVVQELQEEYLAAERPDYIDFGGE; encoded by the exons atgggaagggaaatAATTTCATTACAG GCTGGGCAAGCTGGTAACCAGA TCGGAGCACAA TTTTGGCAAAAACTCTGTGCCGAACATGGCATCTCCCCCCAAGGTGACCTCGAAGACTGGGCGGCCGATGGGGGCCAGGGTGATCGTAAAGACGTTTTCTTTTATCAAGCAGACGACGAGCATTATATTCCTCGAGCGATTCTTATTGACCTCGAACCTCGA GTAATCAACAGTATCCTCACTTCCCCATTCAAAGGTCTTTATAACCCCGAAAACATCTATGTATCAAaagatggtggtggcgCTGGTAATAACTGGGCGCAAGGTTACAGTGCGGGAGAAAAGGTCTATGATGAtttgatggagatgattgatCGAGAAGCGGACGGCAGTGATTCCCTTGAA GGCTTCATGCTTCTCCATTCTATAGCAGGTGGTACAGGATCCGGTCTCGGCTCTTaccttctcgaacgccTCAACGATCGTTTCCCCAAAAAACTTATTCAGACCTACTCTGTCTTTCCAGAATCATCCGATGTTGTCGTTCAACCTTACAattctcttctcgccaCGAAGCGACTAGTGAACAATGCCGATAGTGTGGTGGTGCTGGATAATGCCGCTTTGACGAGGATTGCGGCGGATAGACTTCATATCCAAGACCCAAGCTTTGTACAGACTAACCAGTTG GCGGCAACAGTGATGGCAGCGTCTACCACAACCCTTCGTTACCCTAGTTATATGAACAATGACCTAGTAGGCATCATCGCCAGCCTTATCCCCACACCTAGATGTCATTTTTTGATGACCTCCTATACTCCATTCACTGGCGACGAAATTGACAAG GCTAAATCCATTCGCAAAACCACAACTCTCGACGTCATGcgccgccttctccaacctAAAAACCGCATGGTCAGCACGACATCCACCAAATCATCCGCCTACATCTCTTgcctcaacatcatctctgGCGATGTTGATCCGACAGATGTGCATAAATCATTATTAAGGATAAGGGAAAGGCAGCTTGCAAACTTCATCCCGTGGGGACCAGCGAGTATACAAGTGGCGCTtacgaggaagaggggtaTGGGCGCGGGAAGTAATAGGGTTAGTGGAGTTATGATGGCGAATCATACCAGTATGGCTAGT TTGTTCAAGCGAATGCTCCACCAGTACGACATGCTCCGCAAACGTAACGCCTTCCTCGAACAatacaaaaaagaagacatGTTTGCCAATGGGCTTGAAGAGTTTGACGATGCGAGAAGGGTGGTGCAAGAATTGCAGGAAGAATATTTGGCGGCGGAACGACCGGATTATATCGATTTTGGGGGGGAGTAA